GCTCAAGGGCCTGCTGGAGGCCGGCGTGCGCCCGCAGCACGGCACGCTCACGCTGGCGTTCTGCAACCTGGAAGCCTTCGACACCTTCGACGTGGCCGACCACGATGCCTCGCGCTTTGTGGACGAAGACCTCAATCGCCAGTGGTTGCCCGATCGCATCGAGGCCGGTGGCACGCGGGAGCGGCGTCGCGCCGCGGCGCTGCTGCCCTACGTGACCCAGGCCGACTGGCTGCTCGACCTGCACTCGATGCACGAGCCCTCGGCGCCGCTGACGCTCACCGGCATCCAGCCGCGCAACCTGCGGCTGGCGCAGGCAATGCGCAGCCCGGAGCACGTGGTCATCGACGCGGGCCACAAGGACGGCGTGCGCATGCGCGACTTCGGCCGGTTCGGCGCGCCCGATGCCGACGCGCAAAGCGACGCCCTCGCACTGCTGGTCGAATGCGGATTCCATGGCGACCCGGCCAGCCGCACCGTGGCGCAAGACCAGTGCGCGCGCTTCCTGCGGGCCGCCGGCACACTGGACGACGACGCCATCGCGCAACAACTGCCCGGCTGGCTGCAGCCGGACGCGCCCCGTCAGTGGGGGCTGGACGTGACCGGCCCGGTGGTGGCGCGCAGCGAGGACTTCCGCTTCGCGCAGCCCTTCACCGGCCTGGAAGTGATCGAACGCGCGGGCACCGTGATCGGCTGGAACGAGGGCGAACCCGTGGTCACGCCCTACGACGACTGCGTGCTCGTGATGCCTTCCACGCGCCAGGCCAAGCCCGGCGTGACGGTGGTGCGTTACGCCCGTCGCCGGCTCCTCTAGGGCCTCCCCGGGGGGCGGCTGGCGGGAACCTTTGCGGCTGTGGCAAGCTCGGGACGGTATGAACCTCCGCACCCCGTTCCCCACTTCCCGCCGTCGGGTACTGCGCGCGCTGCTGGGCGCCGCGGCCCTGCAGGCGCCCTTCGCGGCGCTGGCCGGCTTCAATTTCTTCACCAGCGAATACACCGCCACCCGCGACGAGCTGCAGACGCAGATCGCCAAGCGCTTTCCGGTGGCCGAGCGCTATGCCGAGATCTTCATGGTCGGGCTGCGCGATCCGCAGTTGGGCCTGGACGCACGCGGCAACCGCGCGGCCATCACGGCCACGCTGACCATCGCCAGCCCGCTGCTGGCGGCCTCGCCGGTGCAGGGCCTGGTGTCGGTCAGCAGTGCGCTGAGGTACGACCCGGCCACGCGCGCGCTGCGGCTCGACCAGCCCAAGGCCGAGCGCCTCGAGCTGCAGGGCATCGAAGGCCGCGACGCCGAGAGGCTGCAGAAGATCGGCGCCGTGGTCGCGCAGGAGCTGCTGCAGGGCCAGGTGCTGCGCAGCTTCACGGCCGACGAACTGACGGTCGGGCGCAAGACTTACGAGATTGGCGACATCACTGTGCAAGACAACGGGATCAAAGTGCAGCTCAAATGAAATACGCCTTTCTCTCTGCTGCCCTTTCCGCCCTGCTCATGGCCGGCTGCGCCGCCGTCCTGCCCACGGCCAAGCAGCACTTCGACCTCGAAGCCCATCGCGGCGGACGCGGGCTGGCACCCGAGAACACGCTGGCCGCGTTCTCCAATGCCGTCGACCTGGGCGTGACCACGCTCGAACTCGACATCGGGCTCACGGCCGACGGCGTGGTCGTGATCTCGCATGACACCTCGCTCAACCCCGACCACACGCGCGATGCGAGCGGCGCCTGGCTGGCCCCGAACACCGGCGCGGCCATTCGCTCGCTCACGCTGGCGCAGCTGCAGACCTACGACGTGGGCCGCCTCAACCCGGCGAGCAACTACGGCAAGCAGTTCGCGCTGCAGCAGCCGCGCGACGGCGAGCGCATTCCCACTCTGGCCGCGCTGTTCGCGCAGGTGCAGGCACGCGGCGCCGAGGCGGCCACGGTGCGCTTCAACATCGAGACCAAGATCGATCCGACAAAGCCCGAGGAAACCGCCGCGCCCGAGCCGATGGTGCGCGCGCTGCTCGTCGAGATCGACAAGGCGAAGATGGCCGACCGCGTGACGATCCAGAGCTTCGACTGGCGCACGCTGGCGCTGGTCGGCAAGCTCGCGCCGCAATTGCCCCGCGCCTACCTGACGACGCCCCGCACGCTGAAGGACAACCGCTGGACCGCCGGGATCGACGCGGCCGGCTTCGCCTCGGTGCCGCAGATGGTCAGAGCCGCTTCGGCCAACGCGCCGGGCCCGGTGATCTGGTCGCCGGCCTTTGCCGACCTCACGCCCACCGTCATCAAGGAAGCGCAGAAGCTCGGCCTGAAGGTGCTGCCCTGGACCGTGAACCAGCGCGCCGACATGCAGCGGCTGATGGACTGGGGCGCGGACGGGATCATCACGGACTACCCGGACATCCTGCGCGACCTGATGCGCGAGCGCGGGCTGTCGCTGCCGCCGCCCGGAAAGAACGGTAAGCAATGAGCGCCGCACAGCAACTCGACGCCATCGCCGCGCGCATCGCGGCCCTGCGCAGCGACGGCGGCGGCTCCGTCACCACGCTGTCGAACGAAGCCCGCGCCAGCACCGAACTGCTCGGCGCCCTGCCACCGCGCTACGGCGAGGTACTGCTGAGCCTGCTCGACCGGCTGGAGTCGAGCGCGCTCTTCAGCGAGGAAAGCTGCTCCTTCAGCCAGAAAGACCTGCTCGACAACCTGCAGGTGTGGGTGGACAAGGCCCGAGGCCAGCTGGTGTCTTGAACTGGCGCCTTGAAGCACAGGTTTATCATCCCGCCCCATGCGCACCCTGCTGCTCGCCCTCATGATCGCCCTGCTGCCCATCCGCGGCTGGCTCGGCGATGCCATGGCGGTCGAGATGGTGCGGCATTCGCTGCCGGCGGCTGAGGCGGCCGTGTCCATGGCGACTGCGGCTGCTGAAGCCCATTGCCACGAGGCGATGGATGACGGCAACAGCATGAACATGCAGATGGACATGGCAGACCACGCCGGTTCGCATGACAACCACAGCAGCAACGACGGCACTGGCCATCAAGGCTGCGGCACCTGCACCGCCTGCCAAGTCTGCCACACGGTGGCCCTTGGCGGCATGCCCCTCGTCGACATCGTGCACAGCGCACCCCAGGCGCCGCCTGCGGCACACGCAGCCCGCTTCGCAAGCGCAGAGCCCGCACAGGGCCTGAAGCCGCCCATTTCCTGATCTCCCTGCCCGTAGTCCGTCCGCAGTGAGCCCTTTCCGGCTCGCGGCGTCCGTCGTATTGCTCATGGAGATCGAGCGTGAACCCCATTGTTCGCCGGCAGCTTGCCGGCCCCCTTTGCTATCGAAGAAGTAGCACGCCGCTCAAACGCGCCGCTGCATTCGCAAGCGTCCTGATACTGGCCGGCTGCGCCAGCCTCTCGCCCGACGGAGGCTCTGCCGACGTGCAGGCGCTGGTCAACGGCAACCCGCTGATGGCGGGCACCACAGCCCAGCGCGCGCCAGACGAGGCTTCGCAAAAGAGCGTCGATGCCCTGCTCGCCAAGCCGCTGGACGTCGAAGCCGCGGTGCGCATCGCGCTCATCAACGGCCCGCGAGTGCAAGACGCCTTCGCCACCCTGCAACTGAGCGACGCCGACCGTGTGCAGGCCGCGAGCCTGCCGAACCCGGTGCTTTCCTTCAGCCGTCTGGCGCAGGGCAGTGAGCGCGAGTTCGAGCGGATGCTCAGCTTCAACGTGGTGGGCCTGGTCACGCTGCCATGGCAGGCCCGATGGGCTGGCCAACGGCACGAGGCGGCCAAGCTGCAGGCTGCGCAGAGCGTGCTGATGCTGGCCGCCGACACCCGCCGCGCCTGGGTGCGCGCGGTGGCAGCGCAGCAGAGCGTTGTCTACCTGCGCGATGCAAAGGAAGCAGCCGAAGCCGGCGCCGAGCTCGCGCATCGCATGGCCCAGGTCGGCAACTGGAGCGCGCTGCAGCGCACGCGCGAACAACTGCTGCTGGCCGATGCGTCCGCGCAGCTCGCGCGTGCCGAACAGGCGGCTGTCGCGAGCCGCGAGCAGCTCACGCGCCTGATGGGCCTGAGCGGCGCTCGCGCCAGCTACACCCTGCCCGACCGCCTGCCACCGCTGCCGCAAGCCGCGCCCGAACTGGGCGACGTGCAGGCGCTGGCGCTGCGCGACCGTCTCGACGTGCGTTCGGCGCAAGCGCAGAACACCGCCGTGGCCGGCTCGCTCGGCCTGACGCGGGCCACCAGCGTGATCAACGCGATGGAGCTCGGCGTAGTGCGCAACACCACCTTCGACAACGATGCCGACCGCACGAAAAAGACCAAGCGCGGTTTCGAACTCGACCTGCCCATTCCGATCTTCGACTGGGGCCAGGCCCGCAACGGCCGCGCCGAGGCGCAATACCTGCAGTCGGCCGCCCGCGTGCGCGACGTGGGCGTGCTCGCCGCGAGCGAGGCGCGCGAAGCGTGGCAAGGCTGGAACACCGCCTACGCCATTGCCCGCCGCTACCGCGACGAAGTGCTGCCGCTGCGCAAAAAGGTCAACGAAGAGATGGTCCTTCGCTACAACGGCATGCTCGCCAGCGTGTGGGAACTGCTCGGCGAAACGCGCGCCAGCATGCTCGCCGTGAACGCCGGCATCGAGGCGCAGCGCGATTTCTGGCTGGCGGACACCGATCTGCAGCTGGTGCTCACGGGCAGCTCGCCCGGTGGAATGACGGCTGCGCAGACCGCGTCGGCCAGTGACGCCCCCGCCACGGGAGGCCATTGAAATGAACCGTCGCAACTTCTTCGCAGGCGCAGCCACCGCTGTCGCCGCCACGTCCGTGAGCCGCGTGGCCATGGCCGCCCTGCCCGAACCCGTTTCGCAAGGCTCCACCGCCACGGCGGCGCCACTTGTGCCGCCGAACGGGCGCCCCTACAACCCCGTCGTCACGCTCAACGGCTGGACGCTGCCCTGGCGCATGAACGCAGGCGTCAAGGAGTTCCACCTGGTCGCCGAGCCCGTGGTGCGCGAGATGGCGCCCGGCTTCAAGGTCAACATGTGGGGCTACAACGGCCAGTCGCCCGGCCCAACCATCGAGGTGGTCGAGGGCGACCGCCTGCGCATCTTCGTGACCAACCGGCTGCCCGAGCACACCACCGTGCACTGGCACGGCCAGCGCCTGCCCAACGGCATGGACGGCGTGGGCGGCATCACGCAGCCGCACATTCCGCCGGGCAAGACCTTCGTCTACGAGTTCACCGCGCGCCGGCCCGGCACCTTCATGTACCACCCACATGCCGACGAGATGGTGCAGATGGCGATGGGGATGATGGGCTTCTGGGTCACGCATCCGAAAGAGAGCCATCCACTCATCG
This is a stretch of genomic DNA from Variovorax paradoxus. It encodes these proteins:
- a CDS encoding succinylglutamate desuccinylase/aspartoacylase domain-containing protein; its protein translation is MSTLFQLPAPDLSAWRTGNTGVEGVWHFEAEAPGRHVMISALVHGNEVCGAWALKGLLEAGVRPQHGTLTLAFCNLEAFDTFDVADHDASRFVDEDLNRQWLPDRIEAGGTRERRRAAALLPYVTQADWLLDLHSMHEPSAPLTLTGIQPRNLRLAQAMRSPEHVVIDAGHKDGVRMRDFGRFGAPDADAQSDALALLVECGFHGDPASRTVAQDQCARFLRAAGTLDDDAIAQQLPGWLQPDAPRQWGLDVTGPVVARSEDFRFAQPFTGLEVIERAGTVIGWNEGEPVVTPYDDCVLVMPSTRQAKPGVTVVRYARRRLL
- a CDS encoding DUF1439 domain-containing protein yields the protein MNLRTPFPTSRRRVLRALLGAAALQAPFAALAGFNFFTSEYTATRDELQTQIAKRFPVAERYAEIFMVGLRDPQLGLDARGNRAAITATLTIASPLLAASPVQGLVSVSSALRYDPATRALRLDQPKAERLELQGIEGRDAERLQKIGAVVAQELLQGQVLRSFTADELTVGRKTYEIGDITVQDNGIKVQLK
- a CDS encoding glycerophosphodiester phosphodiesterase, whose amino-acid sequence is MKYAFLSAALSALLMAGCAAVLPTAKQHFDLEAHRGGRGLAPENTLAAFSNAVDLGVTTLELDIGLTADGVVVISHDTSLNPDHTRDASGAWLAPNTGAAIRSLTLAQLQTYDVGRLNPASNYGKQFALQQPRDGERIPTLAALFAQVQARGAEAATVRFNIETKIDPTKPEETAAPEPMVRALLVEIDKAKMADRVTIQSFDWRTLALVGKLAPQLPRAYLTTPRTLKDNRWTAGIDAAGFASVPQMVRAASANAPGPVIWSPAFADLTPTVIKEAQKLGLKVLPWTVNQRADMQRLMDWGADGIITDYPDILRDLMRERGLSLPPPGKNGKQ
- a CDS encoding TolC family protein, which produces MNPIVRRQLAGPLCYRRSSTPLKRAAAFASVLILAGCASLSPDGGSADVQALVNGNPLMAGTTAQRAPDEASQKSVDALLAKPLDVEAAVRIALINGPRVQDAFATLQLSDADRVQAASLPNPVLSFSRLAQGSEREFERMLSFNVVGLVTLPWQARWAGQRHEAAKLQAAQSVLMLAADTRRAWVRAVAAQQSVVYLRDAKEAAEAGAELAHRMAQVGNWSALQRTREQLLLADASAQLARAEQAAVASREQLTRLMGLSGARASYTLPDRLPPLPQAAPELGDVQALALRDRLDVRSAQAQNTAVAGSLGLTRATSVINAMELGVVRNTTFDNDADRTKKTKRGFELDLPIPIFDWGQARNGRAEAQYLQSAARVRDVGVLAASEAREAWQGWNTAYAIARRYRDEVLPLRKKVNEEMVLRYNGMLASVWELLGETRASMLAVNAGIEAQRDFWLADTDLQLVLTGSSPGGMTAAQTASASDAPATGGH